From one Bos javanicus breed banteng chromosome 15, ARS-OSU_banteng_1.0, whole genome shotgun sequence genomic stretch:
- the LOC133261295 gene encoding olfactory receptor 52A1 produces MSIYNTTVFMPSEFTLIGIPGLESMQCWIGIPFCAMYLMAMIGNSLLLIIIKSEHSLRQPMYIFLGMLGVTDIALSTSIVPKMLGIFWFHVTEIYFDCCLLQMWLIHTFQGIESGILLAMALDRYVAICYPLRHAAIFSHQLVTQIAAMVTLRAAVLVAPCLVLIKFRLQFYHTTVISHSYCEHMAVVKLAAENIRVNKIYGLFVAFTVAGLDIVLITLSYIQIFITVFRLPQKEARLKAFNTCVAHICVFLQFYSLGFFSFFAHRFGSHIPPYIHILFSSTYLLVPPFLNPLVYGAKTKQIRVHMIKIFCSKNLL; encoded by the coding sequence ATGTCCATTTACAACACCACAGTATTCATGCCTTCTGAGTTCACACTAATAGGGATCCCAGGCCTAGAGTCTATGCAGTGCTGGATTGGGATTCCATTTTGTGCCATGTATCTCATGGCTATGATTGGAAACTCCTTGCTTCTCATCATCATCAAATCAGAACACAGTCTCCGTCAGCCCATGTACATTTTTCTAGGCATGCTAGGAGTCACAGATATTGCTCTCAGCACAAGCATTGTGCCCAAGATGCTTGGAATCTTCTGGTTTCATGTAACAGAGATATATTTTGACTGTTGCCTGCTTCAAATGTGGCTCATCCACACATTTCAGGGCATAGAGTCAGGCATCTTGCTGGCCATGGCTCTGGACCGCTATGTAGCCATCTGTTATCCACTCAGACATGCTGCCATCTTCTCTCACCAGTTAGTCACTCAAATAGCAGCTATGGTAACACTCAGGGCTGCCGTTCTTGTAGCACCATGCCTAGTACTGATAAAGTTTCGATTACAATTTTACCATACAACAGTCATCTCTCATTCCTACTGTGAACATATGGCTGTTGTGAAACTGGCTGCAGAAAATATCAGGGTCAACAAAATCTATGGTTTGTTTGTGGCCTTCACTGTTGCTGGGCTTGACATTGTATTAATCACATTGTCCTACATACAGATATTCATCACAGTTTTTCGTTTGCCTCAGAAGGAGGCTAGGTTGAAAGCATTCAACACTTGTGTCGCTCACATCTGTGTCTTCCTCCAGTTCTACTCCCTtggtttcttctccttttttgcaCATAGATTTGGTTCTCACATCCCTCCTTATATTCACATCCTCTTTTCTAGCACTTATCTGCTAGTCCCTCCATTTCTCAATCCACTTGTTTATGGTGCAAAGACCAAGCAGATCCGTGTccatatgataaaaatattttgttccaaAAATTTACTGTGA
- the LOC133261294 gene encoding olfactory receptor 52A1-like, translating into MSISNITVFMPSVLTLIGIPGLESVQCWIGVPFCIMYLIAMIGNSLLLIIIKSEPSLHEPMYIFLGMLGVTDIALLTSVVPKMLGIFWFHIPEIYFNSCLLQMWLIHTFQGIESGILLAMALDRYVAVCYPLRHAAIFTPHLISQIASVVTLRAALLVAPCLVLIKFRLQFYHKTVISHSYCEHMAIVKLAAGNIQVNKIYGLFVAFNIAVFDLSFITLSYIQIFITVFRLPQKEARLKAFNTCIAHICVFLQFYFLAFFSFFAHRFGSHIPTFIHILISSIYLLVPPFLNPFIYGAKMKQIRIQMVKMFHS; encoded by the coding sequence ATGTCcatttccaacatcacagtcttCATGCCCTCTGTGTTGACACTGATAGGAATCCCAGGCCTAGAGTCTGTGCAATGTTGGATTGGGGTTCCATTCTGTATTATGTATCTCATTGCTATGATCGGAAATTCTTTGCTTCTGATCATCATCAAATCAGAGCCCAGCCTCCATGAGCCCATGTACATTTTCCTAGGCATGCTAGGGGTAACGGATATTGCACTTCTTACCAGTGTTGTGCCCAAGATGCTTGGAATCTTCTGGTTTCACATACCAGAGATATATTTCAACTCCTGCTTGCTTCAAATGTGGCTCATTCACACATTTCAGGGCATAGAGTCAGGCATCTTGCTGGCCATGGCCCTGGACCGCTATGTAGCAGTCTGTTATCCACTCAGACATGCTGCCATCTTCACTCCCCACCTCATTTCTCAAATAGCAAGTGTGGTAACACTCAGAGCTGCCCTTCTTGTAGCCCCTTGCCTAGTACTGATAAAATTCCGATTGCAATTTTACCACAAAACAGTCATCTCCCACTCCTACTGTGAGCATATGGCCATTGTGAAACTGGCTGCAGGAAATATCCAGGTCAACAAAATCTATGGTTTATTTGTGGCTTTCAACATTGCAGTGTTTGATCTCTCTTTCATTACATTGTCCTATATACAGATATTTATCACAGTTTTTCGTTTGCCCCAGAAGGAAGCTAGGTTGAAAGCATTCAACACTTGTATCGCTCACATCTGTGTCTTCCTCCAGTTCTACTTtcttgccttcttctccttcttcgcACATAGGTTTGGTTCTCACATCCCCACTTTTATCCATATTCTCATTTCTAGCATTTACTTGCTGGTCCCTCCATTTCTCAATCCATTTATCTATGGTGCAAAGATGAAGCAGATCCGTATCCAAATGGTAAAAATGTTCCATTCGTAA